From the Sphingomonas phyllosphaerae 5.2 genome, one window contains:
- the cysN gene encoding sulfate adenylyltransferase subunit CysN yields MSTAPAAPVPASAPASAATSAATSAPTSAPTSAPTSAPTSAYVVDDLVARDIDAYLDSHQHKTMLRFITCGSVDDGKSTLIGRLLYDSKMIFEDQLAALESDSRKVGTQGQEIDFALLVDGLAAEREQGITIDVAYRFFNTEKRKFIVADCPGHEQYTRNMVTGASTADLAVILVDARKGVLTQTRRHSYLCHLIGISNIVLAVNKMDLVDYDQGKFDAIVADYAAFARSIGIAAFTALPISGFKGDNITTRSANTPWYEGPPLVEHLETVEVLSSIDADKPFRMPVQWVNRPHLDFRGFSGLIATGVVRVGDAVRVLPSGKTSTVTRIVTLGGDLPEAVAGQSVTLCFADEIDCSRGDVIAAADQPPQAADQFEATLVWLADEALRVGRGYWLKLGTQTVSATIQQPKFVVNVNTLEQLAAKTLDLNAIGVAELTTDRAVVFEPYADSRTLGGFILIDKLTNATVAAGMLHFSLRRAQNVHWQAVDVGRAAHAALKDQKPAVLWFTGLSGSGKSTIANLVEKRLHALGRHTFLLDGDNVRHGLNKDLGFTEADRIENIRRVGEVAKLMTDAGLIVLTAFISPFRAEREMVRAMLPDGEFVEVFVDTPFEEAERRDVKGLYKKARAGQLKNFTGIDSPYERPEAPEVRIDTTATTPEQAAEQIVDLLLRRA; encoded by the coding sequence ATGAGCACCGCTCCCGCCGCCCCCGTCCCCGCTTCGGCTCCCGCGTCGGCCGCCACTTCGGCCGCCACTTCGGCCCCCACTTCGGCCCCCACTTCGGCCCCCACTTCGGCCCCCACTTCGGCCTACGTGGTCGACGATCTCGTCGCGCGCGATATCGACGCGTATCTGGACAGCCACCAGCACAAGACGATGCTGCGCTTCATCACCTGCGGATCGGTGGACGATGGCAAGTCGACGCTGATCGGGCGGCTGCTCTACGATTCGAAGATGATCTTCGAGGACCAGCTCGCCGCGCTGGAAAGCGACTCGCGCAAGGTCGGGACGCAGGGGCAGGAGATCGATTTCGCGCTGCTGGTCGACGGGCTTGCCGCCGAGCGCGAACAGGGGATCACGATCGACGTCGCCTATCGGTTCTTCAACACCGAAAAACGCAAATTCATTGTCGCCGATTGCCCCGGACACGAACAATATACGCGCAATATGGTCACCGGCGCGTCCACTGCGGATCTCGCGGTGATCCTGGTCGACGCGCGCAAGGGCGTGCTGACGCAGACCCGGCGGCACAGCTACCTCTGCCATCTGATCGGGATCAGCAACATCGTGCTGGCGGTCAACAAGATGGACCTGGTCGACTATGATCAGGGGAAATTCGACGCCATCGTCGCCGATTACGCCGCCTTTGCGCGCTCGATCGGGATCGCGGCCTTCACGGCACTGCCGATCTCGGGGTTCAAGGGCGACAACATCACCACCCGCTCGGCGAACACCCCGTGGTACGAAGGACCGCCGCTGGTCGAGCATCTCGAAACGGTGGAGGTTCTCTCCTCGATCGACGCGGACAAGCCGTTTCGGATGCCGGTGCAGTGGGTTAACCGCCCGCACCTCGACTTTCGCGGCTTCTCCGGGCTGATCGCGACCGGCGTGGTACGGGTCGGCGACGCGGTGCGCGTGCTGCCGTCGGGCAAGACCTCGACCGTGACCCGCATCGTCACGCTGGGCGGCGACCTGCCCGAAGCGGTAGCAGGTCAGTCGGTAACCCTATGCTTCGCCGACGAAATTGACTGCTCGCGCGGCGACGTTATCGCCGCCGCCGACCAGCCGCCGCAGGCCGCCGACCAGTTCGAGGCAACGTTGGTGTGGCTCGCGGACGAGGCGTTGCGCGTCGGGCGCGGTTACTGGCTGAAGCTCGGCACGCAGACCGTATCGGCAACCATTCAGCAGCCCAAGTTCGTCGTGAACGTCAACACGCTGGAACAACTCGCCGCCAAGACGCTCGATCTCAACGCGATCGGCGTCGCGGAACTGACGACCGACCGCGCGGTCGTGTTCGAACCCTATGCCGACAGCCGCACGCTCGGCGGGTTCATCCTGATCGACAAGCTGACCAACGCCACCGTCGCGGCCGGAATGCTGCACTTCAGCCTGCGTCGCGCGCAGAACGTCCACTGGCAGGCGGTCGATGTCGGGCGCGCCGCGCACGCGGCGCTCAAGGATCAGAAGCCGGCGGTACTGTGGTTCACCGGCCTGTCGGGTTCGGGCAAGTCGACGATTGCCAATCTGGTCGAGAAACGGCTGCATGCACTCGGACGGCACACCTTTTTGCTCGACGGCGACAACGTCCGCCACGGCCTGAACAAGGACCTGGGCTTCACCGAGGCCGACCGGATCGAGAACATCCGCCGCGTCGGCGAGGTCGCCAAGTTGATGACCGATGCCGGGCTGATCGTGCTCACTGCGTTCATCAGCCCGTTCCGCGCCGAACGCGAGATGGTCCGCGCGATGCTGCCCGACGGCGAGTTCGTCGAGGTGTTCGTCGACACGCCGTTCGAGGAGGCGGAGCGCCGCGACGTGAAGGGACTCTACAAGAAGGCCCGCGCCGGGCAGTTGAAGAACTTCACTGGCATCGACAGCCCGTACGAGCGCCCGGAGGCGCCCGAGGTGCGGATCGACACCACCGCTACCACCCCCGAACAGGCCGCCGAGCAGATCGTCGACCTGCTCCTGCGCCGCGCATGA
- a CDS encoding carbonic anhydrase, translated as MRKFHDLIEGYYRFRGNEWIEERESWSKLAEGQQPKVMVIACSDSRVDPATIFGTVPGEVFVVRNVANLVPPFDPSGGLHGVSAALEFAVTVLKVDEILVLGHGQCGGVKASLSGALRDAKPGEGGFVAEWIKLLDGAREKVIAEHGDGPEGQKALEQEGVKVSIENLKTFPFVQSRLEDGSLALHGAVFAIKDGKLNVLQDDGHYEAA; from the coding sequence ATGAGAAAGTTCCACGACCTCATCGAGGGCTATTACCGCTTCCGCGGAAACGAGTGGATCGAGGAGCGCGAGAGCTGGAGCAAGCTGGCCGAGGGGCAGCAGCCGAAGGTGATGGTGATCGCCTGTTCGGATAGCCGCGTCGATCCGGCCACGATCTTCGGCACCGTGCCCGGCGAGGTGTTCGTGGTGCGCAACGTCGCCAATCTGGTGCCGCCGTTCGATCCGTCGGGCGGTTTGCACGGCGTGTCGGCGGCGCTGGAATTCGCCGTCACGGTACTGAAGGTGGACGAGATCCTGGTGCTGGGCCACGGCCAGTGCGGCGGCGTGAAGGCGTCGCTGTCGGGCGCGCTGCGCGATGCCAAGCCGGGTGAAGGCGGCTTCGTGGCGGAGTGGATCAAGCTGCTCGACGGCGCGCGCGAGAAGGTGATCGCCGAGCATGGCGACGGTCCGGAAGGCCAGAAGGCGCTGGAGCAGGAAGGCGTGAAGGTCTCGATCGAGAACCTGAAGACCTTCCCGTTCGTCCAGTCGCGGCTCGAGGATGGCTCGCTCGCGCTGCACGGTGCGGTCTTCGCGATCAAGGACGGCAAGCTGAACGTTCTGCAGGACGACGGGCATTACGAAGCGGCCTGA
- a CDS encoding endonuclease/exonuclease/phosphatase family protein yields the protein MKRLMMVAAAAAAALLGAGGALAQELRVMTFNVRFANPSDGPNVWPARRDVFMRTVRDANPDVIGTQELLKTQGDDIVRALPGYRWFGRDRLGGHDGEHMGVFYRTDRLKLLRQGDFWLSETPETPGRISWGANLPRMVTWGVFETVGGGKPLRFLMADTHFAHRGAEDELARDRSAALIAERLPTIAKGLPIVLTGDLNTTPDSAAVKRLTAFLTEASKLARTRAAPTGTFHDFTGTPEPGKWIDYVMVKGFRPVSAEVLTVHDGARYPSDHFPIVAVLKAD from the coding sequence ATGAAGCGCTTGATGATGGTAGCGGCTGCCGCGGCGGCGGCGTTGCTGGGCGCGGGCGGCGCGCTGGCGCAGGAACTGCGCGTGATGACGTTCAACGTGCGCTTCGCCAATCCGAGCGACGGTCCGAACGTGTGGCCGGCGCGCCGCGACGTGTTCATGCGCACCGTCCGTGACGCGAACCCGGACGTGATCGGTACGCAGGAACTGCTCAAGACGCAGGGCGACGACATCGTCCGCGCGCTGCCCGGCTATCGCTGGTTCGGACGCGACCGGCTGGGCGGGCACGACGGCGAGCATATGGGCGTCTTCTACCGTACCGACCGGCTCAAGCTGCTGCGGCAGGGCGATTTCTGGCTTTCCGAAACGCCGGAGACGCCGGGCCGGATCAGTTGGGGCGCGAACCTGCCGCGGATGGTGACCTGGGGCGTGTTCGAGACGGTCGGCGGCGGAAAGCCGCTGCGTTTCCTGATGGCCGACACGCATTTCGCGCATCGCGGTGCAGAGGACGAGCTGGCGCGCGACCGCTCCGCGGCGTTGATCGCCGAGCGGTTGCCGACGATCGCCAAGGGGCTCCCGATCGTGCTGACCGGCGACCTGAACACCACGCCCGACAGCGCGGCGGTGAAGCGCCTGACCGCCTTCCTGACCGAGGCGTCGAAGCTGGCACGCACCCGCGCGGCGCCGACCGGCACCTTCCACGATTTCACCGGCACGCCGGAGCCGGGCAAGTGGATCGACTATGTGATGGTCAAGGGCTTCCGTCCGGTGTCGGCCGAGGTGCTGACCGTGCACGACGGTGCGCGATACCCGTCGGACCATTTCCCGATCGTCGCGGTGTTGAAGGCGGATTAA
- the lipA gene encoding lipoyl synthase, translating to MNDMTPLPAPPRQRKPDWIRVKAPTSEGFAATRALMRSKSLTTVCEEAACPNIGECWTKKHATVMILGDTCTRACAFCNVKTGMPRAVDPMEPQNVADAAAQMGLAHIVVTSVDRDDLPDGGAKQFVKVIEAIRRTNPLTTIEILTPDFRNKHEAAVEAIVAARPDVYNHNLETVPRLYPTIRPGARYYASLRLLESVKKLDPSIFTKSGIMLGLGEERLEVHQVMDDMRSADIDFLTMGQYLQPTPRHAKVADFVTPAAFDAYAAIGRAKGFLLVASSPLTRSSYHAGDDFAKMKAARDAKLAAKMPA from the coding sequence ATGAACGACATGACCCCGCTCCCGGCTCCTCCGCGCCAGCGCAAGCCCGACTGGATCCGGGTGAAGGCCCCGACCAGCGAGGGCTTCGCCGCGACCCGTGCGCTGATGCGCTCGAAAAGCCTGACGACGGTGTGCGAAGAGGCCGCCTGCCCCAATATCGGGGAGTGCTGGACCAAGAAGCACGCCACCGTCATGATCCTGGGCGACACCTGCACGCGCGCCTGCGCGTTCTGCAACGTGAAGACGGGCATGCCGCGCGCGGTGGATCCGATGGAGCCGCAGAACGTCGCCGATGCGGCGGCGCAGATGGGGTTGGCGCATATCGTGGTGACCTCGGTCGATCGCGACGATCTTCCCGATGGCGGTGCGAAGCAGTTCGTGAAGGTCATCGAGGCCATTCGCCGTACCAATCCGCTGACTACAATCGAGATCCTGACCCCCGATTTCCGCAACAAGCATGAGGCGGCGGTCGAGGCAATCGTTGCCGCACGCCCGGACGTATATAATCACAATTTGGAAACCGTGCCGCGACTTTACCCGACGATCCGGCCCGGTGCGCGCTATTATGCGTCGCTGCGATTGCTTGAGAGCGTCAAGAAACTCGATCCCTCGATCTTCACCAAATCGGGCATCATGCTCGGCCTGGGCGAAGAACGGCTGGAAGTTCATCAGGTGATGGACGACATGCGCTCCGCCGACATCGATTTCCTGACGATGGGCCAATACCTCCAGCCGACCCCGCGCCACGCCAAGGTCGCCGATTTCGTCACCCCGGCGGCGTTCGACGCCTATGCCGCGATCGGGCGCGCGAAGGGCTTCCTGCTGGTCGCATCCTCGCCGCTGACCCGCTCCAGCTATCACGCCGGCGACGATTTCGCGAAGATGAAGGCGGCACGCGACGCGAAGCTGGCCGCAAAGATGCCCGCCTGA
- a CDS encoding I78 family peptidase inhibitor gives MTRAGVAMALLALGACAKPPLPVAAEPAPGVQCDANAAQALVGRAAATVAAEAQRLSGARSVRRYATGDAVTMDFRPDRLNIESDAAGNVAKFSCG, from the coding sequence ATGACCCGCGCGGGCGTGGCGATGGCGCTGCTGGCGCTGGGTGCGTGCGCGAAGCCGCCGCTGCCGGTCGCAGCGGAGCCCGCGCCGGGCGTGCAATGCGACGCCAACGCCGCGCAGGCACTGGTCGGGCGTGCGGCCGCGACCGTCGCCGCGGAAGCGCAACGGCTGAGCGGCGCACGCTCGGTACGGCGCTACGCGACCGGCGACGCGGTGACGATGGACTTCCGCCCCGATCGGCTGAACATCGAGAGCGATGCCGCGGGGAACGTCGCGAAGTTCAGCTGCGGGTGA
- the aspS gene encoding aspartate--tRNA ligase, producing the protein MHAYRTHNCAALSAEQAGDTVRLSGWVHRKRDHGGVLFVDLRDHYGITQIVADSDSPALAILDAVRVESVVTIDGSVKRRSEGTVNGNLATGEIEVYARGATVLSAAEELPMPVAGEQDYPEDIRLRYRFLDLRRETLHANIVRRTKVISDMRRRMESVGFTEYSTPILTASSPEGARDFLVPSRIHPGKFYALPQAPQQYKQLLMVAGFDRYFQIAPCFRDEDPRADRLPGEFYQLDLEMSFVTQEEVWETMEPVIGGIFEAFADGRTVTPTGAFPRIPYDEAMLKYGSDKPDLRNPLIITDVSSHFTTSGFGLFEKIVGGGGVVRAIPAPGTAEKSRKFFDEMNDWARGEGHAGLGYVTRKGGEFGGPIAKNHGTEGMEALYAALGLGPDDGLFFAAGKPEQAAKLAGLARTRVADQLGLIEQGAFRLCWIVDFPFYEYDEDEKKVEFAHNPFSMPQGGMDALTGQDPLTIKAYQYDLVCNGYEIASGSIRNQSPDLMVKAFELVGLSKADVEERFGGLYRAFQYGAPPHGGMAAGVDRIVMLLCDAQNLREISLFPMNQRAEDLLMGAPSPASVKQLRELSVRVTADAPRKDASATVSPHGAQ; encoded by the coding sequence ATGCACGCCTATCGCACCCACAATTGCGCCGCGCTGTCCGCCGAACAGGCCGGCGACACCGTCCGCCTGTCCGGCTGGGTGCATCGCAAGCGCGACCACGGCGGCGTGCTGTTCGTCGACCTGCGCGACCATTACGGCATCACGCAGATCGTCGCCGACAGCGATTCGCCCGCGCTGGCGATCCTCGACGCGGTGCGCGTCGAATCGGTCGTGACGATCGACGGCAGCGTGAAGCGCCGCTCCGAGGGCACCGTGAACGGCAATCTCGCGACCGGCGAGATCGAGGTCTATGCGCGCGGCGCGACCGTGCTGTCGGCGGCCGAGGAACTGCCGATGCCGGTGGCGGGCGAGCAGGATTATCCCGAGGACATCCGCCTGCGCTATCGCTTCCTCGACCTGCGCCGCGAAACGCTGCACGCCAATATCGTGCGCCGTACCAAGGTGATCTCCGACATGCGCCGCCGCATGGAGAGCGTGGGCTTCACCGAATATTCGACGCCGATCCTCACCGCCTCCTCGCCGGAGGGCGCGCGCGACTTCCTGGTGCCCAGCCGCATTCATCCCGGCAAGTTCTACGCGCTGCCGCAGGCGCCGCAGCAGTACAAGCAGCTGTTGATGGTCGCGGGCTTCGATCGATATTTCCAGATCGCGCCGTGTTTCCGCGACGAGGATCCGCGCGCCGACCGGCTGCCGGGCGAATTCTACCAGCTCGACCTGGAGATGAGCTTCGTCACGCAGGAAGAGGTGTGGGAGACGATGGAGCCGGTGATCGGCGGCATCTTCGAGGCGTTCGCCGACGGGCGTACCGTGACCCCGACCGGCGCGTTCCCGCGCATCCCCTATGACGAGGCGATGCTGAAATACGGCAGCGACAAGCCCGACCTGCGCAACCCGCTGATCATCACCGACGTGTCGTCGCATTTCACGACCTCGGGGTTCGGGCTGTTCGAGAAGATCGTCGGCGGGGGCGGCGTGGTCCGCGCGATCCCGGCGCCCGGCACCGCGGAGAAGAGCCGCAAGTTCTTCGACGAGATGAACGACTGGGCGCGTGGCGAGGGACATGCCGGTCTTGGCTACGTCACTCGCAAGGGTGGCGAGTTCGGTGGGCCGATCGCCAAGAACCACGGCACCGAGGGGATGGAGGCGCTGTATGCCGCGCTGGGGCTGGGGCCGGACGACGGGCTGTTCTTCGCGGCGGGCAAGCCCGAGCAGGCGGCCAAGCTGGCAGGCCTTGCGCGCACCCGCGTCGCCGACCAGCTCGGCCTGATCGAGCAGGGCGCGTTCCGGCTGTGCTGGATCGTCGACTTCCCGTTCTACGAATATGACGAGGACGAGAAGAAGGTCGAGTTCGCGCATAACCCGTTCTCGATGCCGCAGGGCGGGATGGACGCGCTGACCGGGCAGGATCCGCTGACGATCAAGGCGTATCAATACGATCTGGTCTGCAACGGCTATGAGATCGCGTCGGGATCGATCCGCAATCAGAGCCCTGATTTGATGGTCAAGGCGTTCGAGCTGGTCGGGCTGTCGAAGGCCGATGTCGAGGAGCGGTTCGGCGGCCTGTATCGCGCCTTCCAGTACGGTGCGCCGCCGCACGGCGGCATGGCCGCCGGCGTCGATCGGATCGTCATGCTGCTGTGCGATGCGCAGAATCTGCGCGAGATCTCGCTGTTCCCGATGAATCAGCGCGCCGAGGACCTGCTGATGGGCGCACCGTCGCCTGCTTCGGTCAAGCAGCTGCGCGAGCTGAGCGTGCGCGTGACGGCGGATGCGCCGAGGAAGGACGCCAGCGCGACGGTGAGCCCGCACGGCGCGCAGTAA
- the cysD gene encoding sulfate adenylyltransferase subunit CysD, producing MSPLLDRTRLTHLQRLEAEAIHIMREVVAEADNPVMLYSVGKDSAVMLHLARKAFFPSPPPFPLLHVDTTWKFQEMYALRDRMAAESGMTLLVHQNPEAVERGINPFDHGALHTDMWKTEGLKQALDQHGFDAAFGGARRDEEKSRAKERIFSFRTATHGWDPKNQRPELWNLYNARKNKGESIRVFPISNWTELDIWQYIHLNDVPIVPLYFAAERPTVERDGMLLMVDDARFPLRSGEEPVLRSIRFRTLGCYPLTGAVESRATTLPEVIQETLLTTTSERQGRAIDRDAGGAGMEVKKQQGYF from the coding sequence ATGTCACCGTTGCTCGACAGGACCCGACTGACCCACCTGCAACGGCTCGAAGCCGAGGCGATCCACATCATGCGCGAGGTGGTGGCCGAGGCGGACAATCCGGTGATGCTCTATTCGGTCGGCAAGGACAGCGCGGTGATGCTGCACCTGGCCCGCAAGGCGTTCTTCCCCAGTCCCCCGCCCTTCCCGCTGCTGCATGTCGATACGACGTGGAAATTCCAGGAGATGTACGCGCTGCGCGACCGCATGGCGGCGGAAAGCGGCATGACGCTGCTGGTCCACCAGAACCCCGAGGCGGTCGAGCGCGGGATCAACCCCTTCGATCACGGCGCGCTTCATACGGATATGTGGAAGACCGAGGGGCTGAAGCAGGCACTCGACCAGCACGGCTTCGACGCCGCGTTCGGCGGCGCGCGCCGCGACGAGGAGAAGAGCCGCGCCAAGGAGCGGATCTTCAGTTTCCGCACCGCCACGCACGGCTGGGACCCGAAGAACCAGCGCCCGGAACTCTGGAACCTCTACAACGCGCGCAAGAACAAGGGCGAGAGCATCCGCGTCTTCCCGATCTCCAATTGGACCGAGCTGGATATCTGGCAGTATATCCACCTGAACGACGTGCCGATCGTCCCGCTTTATTTCGCCGCGGAGCGTCCGACAGTCGAACGCGACGGGATGCTGCTGATGGTCGATGATGCCCGCTTCCCGCTGCGCTCTGGCGAGGAGCCGGTGCTGCGCTCGATCCGGTTCCGTACGCTGGGCTGCTACCCGCTCACCGGCGCCGTCGAGAGCCGCGCGACGACGTTGCCGGAAGTGATCCAGGAAACGCTCCTGACCACCACCAGCGAGCGGCAGGGGCGCGCGATCGACAGGGATGCCGGTGGCGCGGGCATGGAAGTGAAGAAGCAGCAGGGGTATTTCTGA
- the rnd gene encoding ribonuclease D — protein sequence MHVHPLITDSATLANLCARLSDAPFITVDTEFMRESTYYPELCLIQIADTEEAAAIDPMAPGIDLTPLLNLLVDNEDVLKVVHAGGQDIEIIYNLTGRTPHPLFDTQVAAMALGQGEQIGYSNLVDSWLGVQIDKGARFTDWARRPLDARQIEYAIGDVTHLSDIFPKMLERLRTTGRGAWLDQEMERLADPSNYANDPDVAWKRVRVSSRKADVLGRLKAIARWRELEAQAKDLPRGRIVKDETIADLAGHPPRKQVDLAKVRGLSQTWAGNDIGARLMAAIEAARPLPDEEMPPREDRKPGLGREGALVADLLKLLLKIRARDIDVAPRLLARGDELELLAAGQRHGLQILQGWRFDQFGQDALDLVEGRMAFAVQDGRLKMTRTGAVA from the coding sequence ATGCATGTTCATCCGCTCATCACCGACAGCGCTACGCTCGCCAACCTGTGCGCGCGACTTTCCGACGCGCCCTTCATCACCGTCGATACCGAGTTCATGCGCGAGAGCACCTATTACCCGGAGCTCTGCCTGATCCAGATCGCCGATACCGAGGAGGCCGCGGCGATCGACCCGATGGCGCCCGGCATCGACTTGACCCCGCTGCTGAATTTGCTGGTCGACAATGAGGACGTGCTGAAGGTGGTCCATGCCGGCGGGCAGGATATCGAGATCATCTACAACCTGACCGGGCGCACCCCGCACCCGTTGTTCGACACGCAGGTGGCGGCGATGGCGCTGGGGCAAGGCGAGCAGATCGGCTATTCGAACCTCGTCGACAGCTGGCTTGGGGTGCAGATCGACAAGGGCGCGCGCTTCACCGACTGGGCACGCCGTCCGCTGGACGCGCGGCAGATCGAATATGCGATCGGCGACGTGACGCACCTGTCCGACATCTTCCCGAAGATGCTGGAGCGGTTGCGCACCACCGGGCGCGGCGCATGGCTGGACCAGGAGATGGAGCGGCTGGCCGATCCCTCCAATTACGCCAACGACCCCGACGTGGCGTGGAAGCGCGTGCGCGTGTCGAGCCGCAAGGCCGACGTGCTCGGCCGGTTGAAGGCGATCGCCCGGTGGCGGGAGCTGGAGGCGCAGGCCAAGGACCTGCCGCGCGGCCGGATCGTGAAGGACGAGACGATCGCCGATCTTGCCGGCCACCCGCCGCGCAAGCAGGTCGACCTGGCCAAGGTCCGCGGGCTGTCGCAGACCTGGGCGGGCAACGACATCGGCGCGCGATTGATGGCGGCGATCGAGGCGGCGCGCCCGCTGCCCGACGAGGAGATGCCGCCGCGCGAGGATCGCAAGCCGGGGCTGGGGCGCGAGGGCGCGCTGGTCGCCGACCTGCTGAAACTGCTGCTCAAGATTCGCGCGCGCGACATCGACGTCGCACCGCGGCTGCTGGCGCGCGGCGACGAGCTGGAATTGCTCGCCGCCGGGCAGCGGCACGGGTTGCAGATCCTGCAGGGGTGGCGCTTCGACCAGTTCGGGCAGGACGCGCTCGATCTCGTCGAGGGCCGGATGGCGTTCGCGGTGCAGGACGGGCGGCTGAAGATGACGCGGACCGGAGCGGTGGCATGA